Proteins from a single region of Candidatus Palauibacter soopunensis:
- the ruvB gene encoding Holliday junction branch migration DNA helicase RuvB, whose protein sequence is MTAPGPPGRSGDTRNQGDAGAEDEARPRTEITTPEVLEGDERPDASLRPRRLDEFIGQARVKESLSVFVEAALGREEALDHTLFYGPPGLGKTTLALLLAEELGVGIKLTSGPVLEKPGDLAGLLTNLPPRGILFIDEIHRLRPVIEEFLYPAMEDYRIEIRLGDGPRVETFSMKLERFTLVGATTRFGLLTAPMRARFGVIERLGYYPADELARIVTRSSSLLDIPITPGGAGEIARRARGTPRIANRLLRRVRDYAQVRSDGTIDSETAEKGLTLLNVDEYGLDEMDARVLKAIIETFDGGPVGLASLAVAVGEDAGTLEEVYEPYLIQNGYMQRTSRGRVATRKAYERFGYALPSDGEGPEGGAQGALFGDGG, encoded by the coding sequence ATGACCGCGCCGGGACCGCCGGGCCGATCCGGCGACACGCGGAACCAGGGCGACGCCGGCGCCGAAGACGAGGCCCGTCCGCGCACGGAGATCACGACGCCCGAGGTGCTCGAGGGCGACGAGCGTCCGGACGCCTCGCTGCGCCCGCGGCGGCTCGACGAGTTCATCGGGCAGGCGCGGGTCAAGGAGAGCCTCTCCGTCTTCGTGGAGGCGGCGCTCGGCCGCGAGGAAGCGCTCGACCACACCCTTTTCTACGGCCCTCCGGGCCTCGGGAAGACGACGCTCGCCCTCCTGCTCGCGGAGGAACTCGGCGTCGGGATCAAGCTCACCTCCGGTCCCGTGCTCGAGAAGCCGGGCGACCTCGCCGGCCTGCTCACGAACCTCCCGCCGCGCGGGATCCTGTTCATCGACGAGATCCACCGCCTTCGGCCCGTGATCGAGGAGTTCCTCTATCCCGCGATGGAGGACTACCGCATCGAGATCCGACTCGGCGACGGACCTCGCGTGGAGACGTTCTCGATGAAGCTCGAGCGCTTCACGCTCGTGGGCGCGACGACCCGTTTCGGGCTCCTGACCGCCCCGATGCGCGCGCGCTTCGGCGTCATCGAGCGGCTCGGCTACTACCCGGCGGACGAACTCGCGCGCATCGTCACCCGCTCCTCGAGCCTCCTCGACATCCCGATCACGCCCGGAGGGGCCGGGGAGATCGCCCGCCGCGCGCGCGGCACGCCGCGCATCGCGAACCGACTCCTGCGCCGCGTGCGCGACTACGCGCAGGTGCGGAGCGACGGCACGATCGATTCCGAGACGGCGGAGAAGGGCCTCACGCTGCTCAACGTCGACGAGTACGGCCTCGACGAGATGGACGCGCGCGTGCTGAAGGCGATCATCGAAACCTTCGACGGGGGGCCGGTGGGACTTGCCTCGCTCGCGGTCGCCGTGGGCGAGGACGCGGGGACGCTCGAGGAGGTGTACGAGCCGTACCTGATCCAGAACGGGTACATGCAGCGCACGTCACGCGGCCGCGTGGCCACCCGGAAAGCGTACGAGCGCTTCGGTTACGCCCTCCCGAGCGACGGGGAAGGGCCGGAGGGCGGGGCACAGGGTGCGCTGTTCGGCGATGGCGGATGA